Within the Candidatus Poribacteria bacterium genome, the region TCACGGATATGTAACCGAGATCCTCACGAATTTGCTGAGTGAAACCAAATGGCACCGTCCGACGGTCTATGCATGCGGACCTCATGGGATGCTCGCTGCTGTTACAAAAATTGCCGCTGACTTTAAGGTGCCTGCCCAAATTGCTATGGAAAACCGAATGGGATGTGCGATGGGGGTGTGTCTCGGCTGTGTTTGTCCCGTCCGAATAGCTCCAAATCGGATTGAATACCAACGTGTTTGTACCGAAGGTCCCGTCTTCAACGCAACCGATATCGCTTGGGATATTTCTTAGGTAGACACAAGGCGTAAAACTGAGTTCTATTAAAAGTAGTAGACACATTCCGTGTGCCGTAACATAGAGACAGTAGTTCGCTCCGTGGGTTTACCGTAACAGGTGGATTCCTCGTATTTTACCAAATCAACGACGGGTAATGAATTGCCCTACTACAAACAAAAGCCGACCTCTGTAGTTTGAAAGTCGATCCCATTACTGGGAAGGGGCGAAAAAATCGGCGCAGAAACCCAATTGTAAAAAAAAATGGAAACAACATTTTACCAAAAATTAACAACCATTAGCCTCAGCGGCGAACTCCTTTCCGATGCGACTTGTGAACAACTTCTAACTGCATCGGAAATAGAATTACTTCCGCTTCTGGACGCAGCGTATCAGGTTCGCAAAACCTACTTCCAGAATGAGGTGCATCTGCATATCCTTAACAACGCCCAGAACGGCTATTGTCCAGAGGATTGTCACTATTGCGCGCAGGCGAGTTCCGCAACGACAGACATTGAAGCCTACCCTCTAAAACCTGATGCTGAGGTTCTGGCAGAAGCCGAACGCGCGCACGAATCCGGTGCGTATCGCTACTGTATCGTAATGAGTGGACGCGGCCCTTCACCAAAACGAGTTGCGCACCTTGCGAAGCTCATCCGCACTGTCAAAGCGCGCTATCCGATCGAAGTATGTCTCTCTGCCGGATTGATTGATGTAGAATCCGCGGGTATCTTGAAAGAAGCCGGATTGGACAGATTGAACCATAACCTGAACACTTCCGAAGCCCATTACCCAAAGATATGCAGCACGCATAGCTACCAAGACAGAATGGATACATTACAAGCCGCGCAAACAGTTGGTCTTGCTTGTTGTTCAGGTGTGATTGTTGGGATGGGTGAAGGAACGTATGACTTAGTGAAGGTGGCGAAAGAACTTCGTCAACTTGAGGTAGCCTCACTCCCGGTAAACTTTTTCCTCCCAATATCTGGCACGCAATTGTCGGAATCTGTTACGGCACAGCGGAGTGCGCCTACTACTTTAACCCCGGATTATTGTCTACGCGTGTTATGTCTCTACCGATTCCTGAATCCGAGGGCTGAGATACGGGTTGCAGCTGGCAGGGAACACCATCTCCGAAGTATGGAGGTAATGGCACTCTATCCAGCAAATTCGATGTTTATTGATGGCTACCTGAATGCGGAAGGTTCGGCAGCATCTCGCACACTCCGAATGATCAGAGATGCCGGGTTTACGGTAAAGACAAACGGTGATGATACGGAAGAACCCAAGCGGAGAGAAACAGAAAAAAGAGATGTCCTTCTCAAGGAGTTGAAAGTCCTTCGTCCGCGCATGGAATCCGATGCTTAATCGGGCAGTCTTACGTCAGACCAGAATTTCCCCCATCTTAACCAATTTGCTTTAGACCGCCCATA harbors:
- the bioB gene encoding biotin synthase BioB, whose amino-acid sequence is METTFYQKLTTISLSGELLSDATCEQLLTASEIELLPLLDAAYQVRKTYFQNEVHLHILNNAQNGYCPEDCHYCAQASSATTDIEAYPLKPDAEVLAEAERAHESGAYRYCIVMSGRGPSPKRVAHLAKLIRTVKARYPIEVCLSAGLIDVESAGILKEAGLDRLNHNLNTSEAHYPKICSTHSYQDRMDTLQAAQTVGLACCSGVIVGMGEGTYDLVKVAKELRQLEVASLPVNFFLPISGTQLSESVTAQRSAPTTLTPDYCLRVLCLYRFLNPRAEIRVAAGREHHLRSMEVMALYPANSMFIDGYLNAEGSAASRTLRMIRDAGFTVKTNGDDTEEPKRRETEKRDVLLKELKVLRPRMESDA